In one Candidatus Polarisedimenticolaceae bacterium genomic region, the following are encoded:
- a CDS encoding FAD-binding and (Fe-S)-binding domain-containing protein, which translates to MSLRDQLVPFLAQDRVLTRLFERAAYSCDASFYTLTPRAVVRPRDTDEVRRLLAWSRRSKVPLTFRAAGTSLSGQAVTDGVLVDVSRHWRALQVLEGGKAVRVGPGVVGGFVNAHLARFGAKLGPDPASINACMIGGIVSNNSSGMCCGTERNAYRTLRSLRFMLTSGTLIDSGAPDAEATLRKKEPALASGLMRIKTRIEGDARLGDRIRAKYRMKNTMGYSLNAFLDFDNPLPILWHLLVGSEGTLAFIEEATFETVPDLPRKSAGLMFFENVPRACEAIEPLKTSGAVALEIMDRASLRSVVGIPSVVDLVAPLPASAAAILVEYQAADEKGLADFETAFTSVTLPLLSPARLTRDAKGQADLWAARKGLTASIGAMRPSGTSMIFEDVAFPHEHLAAGVIDLQALFVKHDYPDAIVFGHAKDGNIHFLLSQSFNDQRSIDQYARFTDDLVDMVVGRYDGALKAEHGTGRNMAPFVEREWGSDLYAIMREIKHLFDPDGILNPGVLMNDNPRIHLENLKALPKVEDEIDRCIECGFCEPLCPSRDLTVTPRQRIVLRRERARLLAAGDSKGARALEEGLDYAVLDTCAADGMCATACPVGIDTGAFVKHRRAERHGALASALATTLAKNFGATESIARIAGRAPQLPRTSREGAAAVYLPSCVTRVLGGDLPATVLRVAKRAGLSLWIPPDVHGRCCGMAFSSKGYDAARENRVGDMHAKLERWTNGGTLPVVIDTSPCAYSLKNDGVRVIDSVAYAHEVVCPRLTIKKKLGRVAVHPVCSIVKLGLAGTLASVVRACAEEAIVPIAAGCCGFAGDRGFTHPELTEAATAREAAELRAAGPFDMAVSSSRTCEIGMERATHLPFVSVWHLLDRVTS; encoded by the coding sequence GTGAGCCTCCGCGACCAGCTCGTTCCGTTCCTGGCCCAGGACCGCGTGCTGACGCGGCTGTTCGAGCGCGCCGCCTATTCCTGCGATGCGAGCTTCTACACGCTGACGCCGCGCGCCGTCGTCCGGCCGCGCGACACGGACGAGGTGCGGCGCCTGCTCGCGTGGAGCCGGCGCTCGAAGGTTCCGCTCACCTTCCGCGCGGCGGGTACGTCGCTTTCGGGCCAGGCGGTGACCGACGGTGTGCTCGTCGACGTGTCGCGACATTGGCGGGCGCTCCAGGTGCTCGAAGGCGGGAAGGCGGTGCGCGTCGGCCCGGGTGTGGTGGGCGGCTTCGTCAACGCGCACCTGGCGCGCTTCGGCGCCAAGCTCGGTCCCGACCCGGCCTCGATCAACGCCTGCATGATCGGCGGGATCGTCTCGAACAATTCGTCGGGAATGTGCTGCGGGACCGAGCGCAACGCTTACCGCACGCTGCGCTCGCTCCGCTTCATGCTGACGAGCGGCACGCTGATCGACTCGGGGGCGCCGGACGCCGAAGCGACCCTCCGGAAGAAGGAGCCCGCCCTCGCCTCCGGCCTGATGCGCATCAAGACCCGCATCGAGGGCGATGCGCGCCTCGGCGACCGCATCCGTGCGAAGTACCGGATGAAGAACACGATGGGCTACTCGCTCAACGCGTTCCTCGACTTCGACAACCCGCTCCCGATCCTGTGGCACCTCCTCGTCGGGTCGGAGGGGACGCTCGCGTTCATCGAGGAGGCGACGTTCGAGACCGTTCCCGATCTCCCGCGGAAGTCGGCGGGACTCATGTTCTTCGAGAACGTGCCGCGCGCCTGCGAGGCGATCGAGCCACTCAAGACTTCGGGCGCCGTGGCCCTCGAAATCATGGATCGCGCTTCGCTGCGCTCGGTCGTCGGGATCCCCTCCGTCGTCGATCTCGTGGCCCCGCTTCCGGCGAGCGCGGCGGCGATCCTCGTCGAGTATCAGGCGGCGGATGAAAAGGGACTCGCCGACTTCGAAACGGCATTCACCTCGGTCACGCTTCCGTTGCTGTCGCCCGCTCGGTTGACGCGCGACGCGAAGGGCCAAGCCGACCTCTGGGCGGCGCGCAAGGGCCTGACGGCGTCGATCGGCGCGATGCGGCCTTCGGGCACGAGCATGATCTTCGAGGACGTCGCGTTCCCGCACGAGCATCTCGCGGCGGGAGTCATCGACCTCCAAGCGCTCTTCGTGAAGCACGACTATCCGGATGCGATCGTCTTCGGTCACGCGAAGGACGGCAACATCCACTTCCTGCTGAGCCAGTCTTTCAACGATCAGCGCTCGATCGACCAATACGCGCGCTTCACCGACGATCTCGTCGACATGGTCGTCGGCCGCTACGACGGCGCGCTCAAGGCCGAACACGGCACCGGCCGCAACATGGCGCCGTTCGTCGAGCGCGAATGGGGCAGCGACCTCTACGCGATCATGCGCGAGATCAAGCACCTCTTCGATCCCGACGGCATTCTCAACCCCGGCGTCCTCATGAACGACAATCCGCGCATCCACCTCGAGAACCTGAAGGCGCTCCCCAAGGTCGAGGACGAGATCGACCGCTGCATCGAGTGCGGTTTCTGCGAGCCGCTCTGCCCCAGCCGCGATCTCACCGTGACCCCGCGCCAGCGCATCGTGCTCCGGCGCGAGCGGGCGCGTTTGCTGGCCGCCGGCGACAGCAAAGGTGCGCGTGCGCTCGAAGAAGGGCTCGACTACGCCGTCCTCGACACCTGCGCCGCGGACGGAATGTGCGCGACGGCATGCCCCGTCGGGATCGACACCGGCGCGTTCGTGAAGCACCGGCGCGCGGAACGGCATGGCGCGCTGGCGTCCGCTCTCGCGACCACGCTCGCCAAGAACTTCGGCGCGACCGAATCGATCGCACGGATTGCCGGTCGTGCGCCTCAACTCCCGCGGACGTCGCGCGAGGGAGCGGCCGCGGTTTACCTCCCGAGCTGCGTCACGCGCGTTCTCGGCGGCGATCTACCCGCGACGGTTCTCCGCGTCGCGAAGCGCGCGGGACTCTCGCTGTGGATACCGCCCGACGTTCACGGCAGGTGTTGTGGGATGGCGTTCTCGTCCAAGGGGTACGACGCGGCCCGTGAGAACCGTGTCGGCGACATGCACGCCAAGCTCGAGCGTTGGACGAACGGCGGAACGCTCCCGGTCGTCATCGATACGAGTCCCTGCGCCTATTCCTTGAAGAACGACGGAGTCCGCGTCATCGATTCAGTGGCGTACGCGCACGAGGTCGTGTGCCCACGCCTCACCATCAAGAAGAAGTTGGGACGCGTCGCCGTCCACCCCGTCTGCTCGATCGTCAAGCTCGGCCTCGCCGGCACGCTGGCGAGCGTGGTGCGTGCCTGCGCCGAGGAAGCGATCGTCCCGATCGCCGCCGGTTGCTGCGGCTTCGCCGGCGATCGCGGCTTCACGCACCCCGAGCTGACCGAAGCCGCCACCGCGCGCGAGGCCGCGGAGCTCCGCGCCGCCGGTCCCTTCGACATGGCGGTTTCGTCCAGCCGCACTTGCGAGATCGGGATGGAGCGCGCCACACACTTGCCGTTCGTTTCCGTGTGGCATCTGCTCGATCGGGTCACGTCATGA
- a CDS encoding DUF4126 domain-containing protein, producing METLLSVVLGIGLSAACGFRIFVPFLVAGVAARTGHLTLGPSFAWMATTPALVAFSVATVLEVAAYYIPWLDHVLDLIASPAAIVAGVIMTASVVTGLDPMLRWSLALIAGGGIAATVQALTVGTRKASLLTTGGLANPVVSTAELGGSVGLAVLAIAVPLLAFALIVWALFFGVRFVVRRLRGPRGAAV from the coding sequence GTGGAAACACTGCTTTCCGTCGTTCTGGGAATCGGCCTCTCGGCGGCCTGCGGCTTCCGGATCTTCGTTCCCTTCCTCGTCGCAGGAGTTGCGGCTCGTACCGGGCATCTCACCTTGGGGCCGTCGTTCGCGTGGATGGCGACGACGCCTGCGCTGGTCGCCTTCTCGGTCGCGACCGTGCTCGAGGTCGCGGCGTACTACATCCCTTGGCTCGACCACGTGCTCGATCTCATCGCGAGCCCGGCGGCGATCGTCGCCGGCGTGATCATGACCGCCTCGGTCGTCACCGGGCTCGACCCGATGCTCCGGTGGTCGCTGGCGCTCATCGCCGGCGGCGGGATTGCGGCGACGGTGCAGGCGCTCACCGTGGGCACGCGCAAGGCGTCGCTTCTCACGACCGGCGGCCTCGCGAACCCGGTCGTCTCCACGGCGGAGCTCGGCGGCTCCGTGGGGCTCGCGGTTCTCGCGATCGCCGTGCCGCTCCTCGCGTTCGCGCTCATCGTCTGGGCGCTCTTCTTCGGCGTCCGTTTCGTCGTCCGCCGTCTGCGCGGGCCGAGAGGTGCAGCGGTATGA
- a CDS encoding glutamine synthetase III, whose product MGSSASRDAINAIRDWAVNEARNLNGVKVTPQSFGSLVFNDDVQRSRLPRPVYQALRRTVTKGEPMALPVADAVASAIKDWAVEHGATHYTHWFQPMTGLTAEKHDSFYAPSADGKAVAEFSGKELIKGEPDASSFPSGGMRSTFEARGYTAWDPTSPPWLLMSPNGATLVIPTAFVSWTGEALDKKTPLLRSMEALSVQALRILKLFGSKAERVAATCGPEQEYFLIDRHFFFARPDLTLTGRTLFGAKPPKGQEMEDQYFGHIPERVLAFMMDVEQELYKVGVPVKTRHNEVAPSQYEVAPIFENANVATDHQMMLMEVMKRVAPRYGLACLLHEKPFAGVNGSGKHLNWSIADDLGNNLLNPGDTPHDNIQFLVFCAAVLRAVDKFQGLLRMSIAFAGNDHRLGANEAPPAIISVFLGDMLTDIFEQIEKGGATGTKQGGILHTGVSVLPQLPRDAGDRNRTSPFAFTGNKFEFRAVGSSQSIAFPNICLNVAVAESLDAIATELEKAVASGEKLENAVSKRLTRLIKDHKRIVFNGNGYSQEWQDEAAKRGLLNHKNTVDALPELVTPDVLKTFEKFKVLNEREVRARYEVALEQYNKVVNIEGLSMVQMANRHILPAALEYQKRVAEAVTATKAAGADGSEGKALLDELCALTNDFRRKTATLQKELDHTGNASAEHHAKHYRDKVVPAMNALRETGDKLEGYVPHDIWPLPTYREMLFLR is encoded by the coding sequence ATGGGGTCCAGCGCGTCTCGTGACGCGATCAACGCCATCCGTGACTGGGCCGTCAACGAGGCCCGCAACCTGAACGGCGTCAAGGTCACCCCGCAGTCGTTCGGCAGCCTCGTCTTCAACGACGACGTGCAGCGCTCGCGCCTTCCTCGTCCCGTCTACCAGGCGCTGCGACGCACCGTCACCAAGGGCGAGCCGATGGCCCTTCCCGTCGCCGACGCCGTCGCGTCCGCGATCAAGGACTGGGCGGTCGAGCACGGGGCGACGCACTACACGCACTGGTTCCAGCCGATGACCGGCCTCACGGCCGAGAAGCACGACTCGTTCTACGCGCCGAGCGCCGACGGCAAGGCGGTCGCGGAGTTCTCCGGCAAGGAGCTGATCAAGGGCGAGCCCGACGCCTCGAGCTTCCCCTCCGGCGGCATGCGCTCGACGTTCGAGGCGCGCGGCTACACGGCGTGGGATCCGACCTCGCCGCCGTGGCTGCTCATGAGCCCGAACGGCGCGACGCTCGTCATCCCGACGGCGTTCGTGAGCTGGACGGGAGAGGCGCTCGACAAGAAGACGCCGCTCCTACGCTCGATGGAGGCGCTCTCGGTCCAGGCGCTCCGCATCCTCAAGCTCTTCGGATCGAAGGCCGAGCGCGTCGCCGCAACGTGTGGGCCCGAGCAGGAATACTTCCTGATCGACCGTCATTTCTTCTTCGCCCGCCCCGACCTCACCCTCACCGGGCGGACCCTCTTCGGCGCGAAGCCGCCGAAGGGTCAGGAGATGGAAGACCAGTACTTCGGTCACATCCCCGAGCGCGTGCTCGCGTTCATGATGGACGTCGAGCAGGAGCTGTACAAAGTGGGGGTGCCGGTGAAGACACGGCACAACGAGGTCGCGCCGAGCCAGTACGAGGTCGCGCCGATCTTCGAGAACGCCAACGTCGCGACCGACCATCAGATGATGTTGATGGAGGTCATGAAGCGGGTCGCGCCGCGCTACGGCCTGGCGTGCCTGCTCCACGAGAAGCCGTTCGCCGGCGTCAACGGATCGGGAAAGCATCTCAACTGGTCGATCGCGGACGACCTCGGCAACAACCTGCTGAATCCGGGCGATACGCCGCACGACAACATCCAGTTCCTCGTCTTCTGCGCCGCGGTGCTTCGCGCCGTCGACAAGTTCCAGGGGCTCCTGCGCATGTCGATCGCGTTCGCGGGGAACGATCACCGGCTCGGCGCCAACGAGGCGCCGCCGGCGATCATCTCGGTCTTCCTCGGCGACATGCTCACCGACATCTTCGAGCAGATCGAGAAGGGCGGGGCGACGGGCACGAAGCAGGGCGGCATCCTGCACACGGGCGTCTCGGTGCTCCCGCAGCTCCCGCGCGACGCGGGCGACCGGAACCGGACGTCGCCGTTCGCCTTCACCGGCAACAAGTTCGAGTTCCGCGCGGTCGGGTCGAGCCAGTCGATCGCCTTCCCGAACATCTGCTTGAACGTCGCCGTCGCCGAGTCGCTCGACGCGATCGCGACCGAGCTGGAGAAGGCGGTCGCATCGGGCGAGAAGCTCGAGAACGCGGTCAGCAAGCGGCTCACGCGGCTCATCAAGGATCACAAGCGCATCGTCTTCAACGGCAACGGCTACTCGCAGGAGTGGCAGGACGAGGCGGCGAAGCGCGGCCTGCTGAACCACAAGAACACCGTCGACGCCCTGCCGGAGCTCGTGACTCCGGACGTCCTCAAGACGTTCGAGAAATTCAAGGTCTTGAACGAGCGCGAGGTCCGCGCGCGCTACGAGGTCGCCCTCGAGCAGTACAACAAGGTCGTCAACATCGAGGGGCTCTCGATGGTCCAGATGGCCAACCGGCACATCCTGCCGGCGGCGCTCGAGTACCAGAAGCGCGTCGCAGAAGCGGTCACGGCCACCAAGGCTGCGGGCGCCGACGGTTCGGAGGGGAAGGCGCTTCTCGACGAGCTGTGCGCGCTCACCAACGACTTTCGCAGGAAGACGGCGACGCTCCAGAAGGAGCTCGACCACACAGGGAACGCCTCGGCGGAGCACCACGCCAAGCACTACCGGGACAAGGTCGTCCCGGCGATGAACGCTCTGCGCGAAACCGGCGACAAGCTGGAGGGGTACGTTCCTCACGACATCTGGCCGCTGCCGACCTACCGGGAGATGCTGTTCCTCAGGTAG
- a CDS encoding DUF4252 domain-containing protein, with amino-acid sequence MSKRLACAVAILVAASGCWTYRGPKGVEAALHDSFGSDLHREVGMKLGPISLKLVGSFAGDDIDLHGVTTLGFAVYEREGSGTKPFRPLDTSRFAGPEWSRMVDAHDGDDQVVVLAKTRNGSIHEMMMVSVDNDEIVVARLTGHLDALIKKTMDAAKNDGPRAARHELAFPN; translated from the coding sequence ATGTCGAAACGGTTGGCCTGCGCGGTGGCGATCCTGGTGGCGGCGAGCGGGTGCTGGACCTACCGGGGGCCGAAGGGGGTCGAGGCCGCCCTTCACGACTCGTTCGGGTCGGATCTTCACCGCGAGGTCGGCATGAAGCTCGGGCCGATCTCGCTGAAGCTCGTCGGCTCGTTCGCCGGCGACGACATCGATCTTCACGGCGTGACGACACTCGGCTTCGCGGTCTATGAGCGGGAGGGGAGCGGCACGAAGCCGTTCCGGCCGCTCGACACGAGCCGGTTCGCCGGACCCGAATGGAGCCGGATGGTCGACGCGCACGACGGCGACGATCAGGTCGTGGTGCTCGCGAAGACGAGGAACGGATCGATTCACGAGATGATGATGGTGTCCGTCGACAACGACGAGATCGTCGTCGCGCGTCTCACCGGGCACCTGGATGCGCTGATCAAGAAGACGATGGACGCCGCGAAGAACGACGGTCCCCGAGCGGCGCGTCACGAGCTGGCGTTCCCGAACTGA
- a CDS encoding aconitase family protein encodes MTLRPSHRIEPARLKPGVTKENLPGPRPADVAGTGGDTAVIRGKALILWDPKRPGMKRDAIDTDQITPAADCVSESLETLDERWKAGSFRFLMPEFRARVHAGENFLIAGERFAIGSSREMSPAGLKGVAEEVGLEMVVVCSHNMGDIFRRNSFNLGLQVVQCPEAVDDAKDGDAFAFDPVSRKLVNETQGKTYTPTPLTPKEDEIRRSGGIFAIGRREFRESVKTAPAIVWPDAATARGLTTTEQILWAHRVDKDAEVKPGATLRAYADLLPASDGTAPFSIHTFNQITGGNTIFPRQAAVANDHFVFTGKDSDDKQTSIGRAFAAMQDMVKPYYATPGDGIFHFYFPEQGLVYPGQFIPGADSHSRAYGAYGAIGIGVGSTTLGFGWSTGYVYTTVPKARRVVFKGKLQAWVSGKDIVLKLLERWGTRQSQGMSVEFVDAGKQLPIAYRNTIANMMAEAEAYNGIFAPDELTYAWFASKGMTDLPYPRFAPGDAARYEIDETLVLDEIVPMIAKPFSPGNAFPAVEVAREHLTFDKAYIGSCTNGSYDDLLQAALVLRAARQKGLRKAAKDFIVFPGSGGVKGMIERPEPRLGGESIATVLREAGGQIRDSWCGPCFGQGKDALAPGQRAITTFNRNWQNRMGVGGEGFLASPAVVAASALAGYMAPPSELGLSWKAEDFGI; translated from the coding sequence ATGACCTTACGCCCATCGCACCGCATCGAGCCGGCGCGCCTCAAGCCCGGCGTCACAAAAGAAAACCTGCCTGGTCCGCGTCCCGCCGACGTCGCAGGAACAGGCGGCGACACCGCCGTGATCCGCGGCAAGGCGCTCATCCTCTGGGACCCGAAGCGGCCGGGGATGAAGCGCGACGCGATCGATACCGATCAGATCACGCCGGCGGCCGATTGCGTCTCCGAGAGCCTCGAGACGCTCGACGAGCGGTGGAAGGCGGGATCGTTCCGGTTCCTCATGCCGGAGTTCCGCGCGCGCGTCCACGCCGGAGAAAACTTCCTTATCGCAGGCGAGCGGTTCGCGATCGGCTCCTCGCGCGAGATGAGCCCGGCGGGGCTGAAAGGCGTCGCGGAAGAGGTCGGCCTCGAGATGGTCGTCGTCTGCTCGCACAACATGGGCGACATCTTCCGGAGGAACTCGTTCAACCTCGGCCTTCAGGTCGTGCAGTGCCCTGAAGCGGTCGACGACGCCAAGGACGGCGACGCCTTCGCGTTCGATCCGGTGTCGCGCAAGCTCGTCAACGAGACGCAAGGAAAGACGTACACGCCGACGCCGCTGACGCCCAAGGAAGACGAGATCCGCCGCTCGGGCGGGATCTTCGCGATCGGCCGGCGCGAGTTCCGGGAGTCGGTCAAGACCGCGCCCGCGATCGTCTGGCCCGACGCCGCCACGGCGCGCGGCCTCACGACGACCGAGCAGATCCTCTGGGCTCACCGTGTGGACAAGGATGCCGAGGTCAAGCCGGGCGCCACGCTGCGCGCCTACGCCGATCTCCTGCCCGCCTCCGACGGCACGGCGCCGTTCTCGATCCACACCTTCAACCAGATCACCGGCGGCAACACGATCTTCCCGCGCCAGGCGGCGGTCGCGAACGATCACTTCGTCTTCACCGGGAAGGATTCCGACGACAAGCAGACGTCGATCGGGCGCGCTTTCGCCGCGATGCAGGACATGGTGAAGCCGTACTACGCGACCCCCGGCGACGGCATCTTCCACTTCTACTTTCCCGAGCAAGGCCTCGTCTACCCGGGCCAGTTCATCCCGGGCGCCGACTCGCACAGCCGCGCCTACGGGGCGTACGGCGCGATCGGCATCGGCGTCGGCTCGACGACGCTCGGCTTCGGCTGGTCGACCGGCTACGTCTACACGACGGTGCCGAAGGCGCGCCGCGTCGTCTTCAAGGGGAAGCTCCAGGCGTGGGTCTCCGGGAAGGATATCGTGCTCAAGCTCCTCGAGCGCTGGGGCACGCGGCAGTCGCAGGGGATGTCGGTCGAGTTCGTCGATGCGGGGAAGCAGCTTCCGATCGCCTACCGGAACACGATCGCGAACATGATGGCCGAGGCCGAGGCCTACAACGGCATCTTCGCGCCTGACGAGCTGACCTACGCATGGTTCGCGTCGAAGGGGATGACCGATCTCCCCTACCCGCGCTTCGCCCCGGGCGACGCGGCGCGCTACGAGATCGACGAGACGCTCGTCCTGGACGAGATCGTCCCGATGATCGCCAAGCCGTTCTCGCCCGGAAATGCGTTTCCTGCGGTCGAGGTCGCGCGCGAGCACCTGACGTTCGACAAGGCGTACATCGGCTCGTGCACGAACGGCAGCTACGACGACCTTCTCCAGGCGGCGCTCGTGCTCCGCGCGGCGCGACAGAAGGGACTGAGGAAGGCGGCGAAGGACTTCATCGTGTTCCCCGGCTCCGGCGGCGTCAAAGGGATGATCGAGCGCCCGGAGCCTCGCCTCGGAGGCGAGTCGATCGCCACCGTTCTACGCGAGGCCGGCGGCCAGATCCGCGACTCGTGGTGCGGGCCGTGCTTCGGCCAAGGGAAGGACGCGCTCGCTCCGGGCCAGCGCGCGATCACGACCTTCAACCGGAACTGGCAGAACCGCATGGGGGTCGGCGGCGAAGGGTTCCTCGCGTCGCCCGCGGTGGTCGCGGCGTCGGCGCTCGCCGGCTACATGGCGCCGCCTTCCGAGCTGGGTCTCTCCTGGAAGGCCGAGGACTTCGGCATCTGA
- a CDS encoding alanine--glyoxylate aminotransferase family protein: MTSQRRLVMIPGPIEISPGVREAFSVPPPGHTSPEVIETFGASLEMMRRVWIAAPGAQPFVIPGSGTTTMEMAVANLVEPGDAVVVVNTGFFSDRMVDMLRRAGAEVVDLTAVPGDVPHASRAEGACEDLVRSGRRPKAIFATHVDTSTGVRCDPKPLAAIAREHGALSIFDGVCATAAERFEMETWGADVYLTASQKAIGLPPGLALLVVTERALEAREARRAPVPLSLDWHSWRPVMQAYEARKPSYFATPPTNLILALEVGLREILAEGMNARFALHERGAGAMRAAFAALGLRGVPAKASYAAHTLSALRFPSGVDAGLVGKIAERGVVVAGGLHPAIKAEYFRIGHMGYALTRPDMLMRTIEAVGSALEACNHPADTAGAVKAMLMELQAPVS, encoded by the coding sequence ATGACCTCCCAGAGACGCCTCGTCATGATTCCGGGGCCGATCGAGATCTCTCCCGGCGTGCGCGAGGCGTTCTCCGTGCCGCCGCCCGGTCACACCTCGCCCGAAGTCATCGAGACGTTCGGCGCGTCGCTCGAGATGATGCGGCGCGTCTGGATCGCGGCCCCCGGAGCGCAGCCGTTCGTCATTCCCGGATCCGGCACGACGACGATGGAGATGGCGGTCGCGAACCTCGTCGAGCCCGGCGATGCCGTCGTCGTCGTGAACACCGGGTTCTTCTCCGACCGGATGGTCGACATGCTGCGCCGCGCCGGCGCCGAAGTCGTCGATCTCACCGCCGTCCCCGGCGACGTCCCTCACGCCAGCCGCGCCGAGGGCGCCTGCGAAGATCTCGTGCGCTCCGGCCGCAGGCCCAAGGCGATCTTCGCCACCCACGTCGACACCTCGACCGGCGTCCGCTGCGACCCCAAGCCCCTCGCCGCGATCGCGCGCGAGCACGGCGCGCTCTCGATCTTCGACGGCGTCTGCGCCACCGCCGCCGAGCGCTTCGAGATGGAGACGTGGGGCGCCGACGTCTACCTCACTGCTTCCCAGAAGGCGATCGGCCTCCCGCCCGGACTCGCGCTCCTCGTCGTCACGGAGCGTGCGCTCGAGGCTCGCGAGGCGCGCAGGGCGCCGGTTCCGCTCTCGCTCGATTGGCACTCGTGGCGACCGGTCATGCAGGCGTACGAGGCGCGGAAGCCTTCGTACTTCGCGACACCGCCGACCAACCTCATCCTGGCGCTCGAGGTGGGACTGCGCGAGATCCTGGCCGAAGGGATGAACGCGCGGTTCGCGCTCCACGAGCGCGGGGCCGGTGCGATGCGCGCGGCCTTCGCGGCGCTCGGCCTTCGCGGTGTGCCCGCGAAGGCGAGCTACGCCGCGCACACACTCTCGGCGCTCCGCTTCCCCTCAGGTGTCGATGCCGGGCTCGTCGGCAAGATCGCGGAGCGCGGCGTGGTCGTCGCGGGCGGACTTCACCCCGCGATCAAGGCGGAGTACTTCCGCATCGGACACATGGGCTACGCGCTGACGCGCCCCGACATGCTCATGCGGACGATTGAAGCCGTGGGAAGCGCGCTTGAGGCCTGCAACCACCCCGCCGACACCGCGGGCGCGGTGAAGGCGATGCTGATGGAGCTGCAGGCCCCCGTGTCTTAG
- a CDS encoding dockerin type I domain-containing protein — protein MPRRVAYFLLASILCVARAQAASGAADERVRQAALQVYIHGMTDEIARNEVGVEGVPALLRLLDDPSFPRRDNVVAFLAYLGSAESTPRLLDLLGRPAASATPEEVRSRLLVPHALGHIAGRGDAAALRALLRMTADRAEGGPLAGLAMKDELLDTAVASLALAGPGPARERLEAIAQGRVVPDPEQRRLESKAREAMASSADSLRRLSSASAAAAMDYIVDPATHTTAHGLTFANHVSVTNPMTETRLDAVLADATFRAAKGDFSTDVACCTIVSRVAAAQTFGTATDGLASIDTAQEVNTVLAVSVARVKVVNVINYCGGAGTNIIGCSYQPGWGMALVRLSDVGYEAVLWIHEYGHNLGLPHVTPPASIMAPNDNGQNDGLSPTECATFHSPASDAVALLGDGGTCTNDGDSYADPIDNCPFVANESQADSNHNGIGDACEAGTTADIDGNGRVDGLDLARLGRAFGSSTGEAKYDAAADLDHNGQVDGADLAILTSQFGNASS, from the coding sequence ATGCCGCGACGTGTAGCGTACTTTCTTCTCGCCTCGATTCTCTGCGTCGCCCGCGCCCAAGCCGCTTCCGGCGCCGCCGACGAGCGGGTGCGCCAGGCGGCGCTCCAGGTGTACATCCACGGGATGACCGACGAGATCGCGCGCAACGAGGTTGGTGTCGAGGGCGTGCCAGCGCTCCTTCGCCTGCTCGACGATCCGTCGTTCCCGCGCCGCGACAACGTCGTGGCCTTCCTCGCGTACCTCGGCTCCGCCGAGTCGACGCCCCGGCTCCTCGACCTCCTCGGTCGTCCCGCGGCATCCGCCACTCCGGAAGAGGTGCGGTCGCGATTGCTGGTCCCGCATGCGCTGGGACACATCGCCGGCCGCGGCGATGCGGCGGCGCTCCGGGCGCTCCTTCGCATGACCGCGGATCGCGCCGAGGGCGGACCGCTCGCGGGACTGGCCATGAAGGATGAGCTCCTCGACACCGCGGTCGCATCCCTCGCGCTCGCCGGGCCGGGTCCGGCACGGGAGCGCCTCGAAGCGATCGCGCAAGGGCGCGTCGTGCCCGACCCCGAGCAGCGGCGTCTGGAGTCGAAGGCGCGGGAAGCCATGGCATCGTCCGCCGACTCCCTGCGGAGGCTGTCGTCGGCGTCGGCAGCGGCCGCGATGGACTACATCGTCGATCCCGCGACGCACACGACGGCGCACGGTCTCACCTTCGCCAATCACGTGAGCGTCACGAACCCGATGACGGAGACGCGCCTCGATGCCGTCCTCGCCGACGCGACGTTCCGCGCGGCGAAGGGGGACTTCTCGACCGACGTCGCCTGCTGCACGATCGTGTCCCGCGTCGCGGCGGCGCAAACGTTCGGCACCGCGACCGACGGGCTCGCCTCGATCGACACCGCTCAAGAGGTCAACACGGTGCTCGCGGTATCGGTCGCGCGGGTGAAGGTCGTGAACGTGATCAACTATTGCGGCGGTGCCGGTACCAACATCATCGGCTGCAGCTATCAACCGGGCTGGGGGATGGCCCTCGTCCGGCTGTCCGATGTCGGCTACGAGGCGGTGCTGTGGATCCACGAGTACGGCCACAACCTCGGCCTTCCGCACGTCACCCCGCCGGCCTCGATCATGGCGCCGAACGACAACGGACAGAACGACGGCCTTTCGCCGACCGAGTGCGCGACCTTCCACAGTCCCGCGAGCGACGCCGTGGCGTTGCTCGGCGACGGAGGCACGTGCACGAACGACGGCGATTCGTACGCCGACCCGATCGACAACTGCCCCTTCGTGGCGAACGAGAGCCAGGCCGACTCGAACCACAATGGGATCGGTGACGCCTGCGAAGCCGGCACCACCGCCGACATCGACGGGAACGGCCGGGTGGATGGGCTCGACCTCGCGCGATTGGGACGTGCTTTCGGCTCGAGCACGGGAGAGGCCAAGTACGACGCCGCCGCCGACCTCGACCACAACGGGCAGGTCGACGGCGCCGATCTCGCGATCCTGACCTCTCAGTTCGGGAACGCCAGCTCGTGA